In the Pelomicrobium methylotrophicum genome, one interval contains:
- the thiI gene encoding tRNA uracil 4-sulfurtransferase ThiI, with product MGAEIHVVHPSTSQARETPDVVPALGQPDRVLVHYAEIGIKGQNRPRFAELLRKNIRYRLHRAGITARVHATHDGMYAEIPPGADVDRLVALVAQVPGIAWLAPTYSLPRPAAGWSEADVERIAAALVALARQRAVQPTFKVRVKRSDKRFPLNSGELARRFGAAIIQRSGWSKVSLEHPDRTFSVHIAREAAYLFTDRVEGIGGLPVGASGRVLTLLSGGIDSPVAAYLMAKRGCRVDFLHVAATRIDQESVAASPVAELARLLSRYTLRSRLFVVPSARFDIRLLQRRTDYEQIMFRRFAARLGERLARRLGAPALVAGDSLGQVASQTLKNMVTMSAAVEIPILRPLVAYDKKDIVDLARAIGTYETSIQPYKDCCSLLSPQPRTASRHEEVSALEAELFPDYAALVEETLAEAVCLTYDCGERVESPVPSPPS from the coding sequence ATGGGCGCTGAAATCCACGTCGTTCACCCTTCCACCTCCCAAGCCCGAGAGACGCCTGACGTCGTGCCAGCGCTCGGCCAGCCCGACCGCGTCCTGGTGCACTATGCCGAGATCGGGATCAAAGGCCAGAACCGGCCGCGCTTTGCCGAACTGTTGCGCAAGAATATCCGCTATCGCCTTCATCGGGCCGGGATCACCGCGCGAGTGCACGCCACCCATGACGGCATGTATGCCGAGATCCCGCCCGGCGCCGACGTGGACCGCCTGGTCGCCCTCGTCGCCCAGGTCCCGGGTATCGCCTGGCTGGCGCCGACGTATTCGCTGCCTCGGCCAGCGGCGGGTTGGAGCGAAGCGGACGTGGAACGGATCGCGGCGGCGCTGGTGGCCCTCGCCCGGCAGCGAGCCGTGCAGCCCACCTTCAAGGTCCGGGTGAAGCGCTCCGACAAGCGCTTTCCTCTCAACTCCGGCGAGCTCGCCCGCCGCTTTGGCGCGGCGATCATCCAACGCTCCGGCTGGTCCAAGGTCAGCCTCGAGCACCCGGACCGCACTTTCAGTGTGCACATCGCCCGCGAAGCCGCGTACTTGTTCACCGACCGGGTGGAAGGCATCGGCGGGCTGCCGGTGGGCGCGAGCGGACGGGTGCTCACGTTGCTCTCCGGCGGCATCGACTCTCCGGTGGCGGCCTACCTGATGGCAAAGCGCGGCTGCCGGGTGGATTTCCTGCATGTGGCAGCGACCCGCATCGACCAGGAAAGCGTGGCGGCAAGCCCGGTGGCGGAGCTCGCGCGGCTGCTGTCCCGCTACACGCTGCGCTCGCGCTTGTTTGTCGTGCCTTCGGCCCGCTTCGACATCAGGCTGCTCCAGCGCCGCACCGACTACGAGCAGATCATGTTCCGCCGCTTCGCCGCCCGCCTCGGCGAGCGGCTGGCCCGACGCTTGGGCGCGCCGGCGCTGGTCGCGGGCGACAGCCTGGGTCAGGTGGCATCCCAGACCCTCAAGAACATGGTGACCATGTCCGCGGCGGTGGAGATCCCCATCCTGCGGCCGCTGGTGGCCTACGACAAAAAGGACATCGTCGACCTCGCGCGCGCGATCGGCACCTACGAGACTTCCATCCAGCCGTACAAAGATTGCTGTTCGCTGCTCTCGCCTCAGCCCCGCACGGCCTCGCGGCATGAGGAGGTGAGCGCCCTGGAAGCGGAGCTGTTCCCCGACTACGCCGCGCTGGTGGAGGAGACGCTCGCCGAGGCAGTGTGCTTGACCTACGACTGCGGCGAGCGGGTGGAAAGCCCCGTCCCCTCGCCGCCATCGTAA